One genomic window of Thermosinus carboxydivorans Nor1 includes the following:
- a CDS encoding NAD(P)-binding domain-containing protein translates to MRIGLVGVGRMGKVLAARLAKHVELRLFDHNTERLQAVRAELGVATVDAMGELAELGTVILAVPDREVISCLKEFNTIKKELNAINIATNVAQHVLEETAAKHIRCIGVKFVGHAGEMALGQDPVIIINERPPELVPLARQIFEPVGTLLVGKADLVTYINTVAGEKALEAGVMLEEQLRLKGITDPVIIKSAVRQVAAGILKAYADDDLGPFAREIVRAVRARLKAQGAGLTYFKN, encoded by the coding sequence GTGCGGATTGGGTTAGTCGGCGTAGGTAGGATGGGCAAGGTACTGGCCGCCAGATTGGCCAAGCATGTGGAGCTGCGCCTGTTTGACCATAACACCGAGCGGCTGCAGGCCGTACGGGCCGAGCTCGGCGTGGCAACCGTCGATGCGATGGGCGAACTGGCCGAGCTGGGAACGGTTATTTTGGCGGTGCCCGACCGGGAGGTCATCAGCTGTCTTAAGGAATTTAACACCATCAAGAAAGAACTCAATGCCATCAATATAGCCACCAATGTGGCACAGCACGTGCTGGAGGAAACGGCGGCCAAACATATTCGCTGCATCGGCGTCAAGTTTGTCGGCCATGCCGGGGAAATGGCTCTGGGTCAGGATCCGGTGATCATTATTAATGAGCGGCCGCCGGAACTGGTGCCGCTGGCGCGGCAAATTTTTGAACCGGTAGGGACGCTGTTGGTCGGCAAAGCCGACTTGGTGACTTATATCAATACCGTGGCCGGCGAAAAAGCCCTCGAAGCGGGCGTCATGCTGGAAGAACAGCTCCGCCTGAAAGGTATAACCGATCCGGTGATTATCAAAAGCGCCGTTCGCCAGGTGGCCGCGGGCATTCTCAAGGCTTACGCCGACGACGACCTGGGGCCGTTCGCCCGCGAAATCGTGCGGGCGGTGCGGGCGAGATTGAAAGCGCAAGGGGCAGGCTTGACTTATTTTAAAAATTGA
- a CDS encoding NAD(P)/FAD-dependent oxidoreductase, translating to MTSRANVVVIGGGVIGTACAYYAAKAGHKVTLLERETIAGGTSGACDGFIIMQSKAPGPHLELALESAALYRTLSEELEYDLEYKPCGGMIIIEDEIQAALMAEVVAKQRAAGLAVEMLPISEVRRREPLLAADLWGATYSPVDAQVNPILVAQGFSQAARRLGAAIRTGVEVTGLIVEQGRVRGVATAKGERLSADVVVNAAGVWAPALVKPHGVDLPITPRRGQILVSEPLPPMISHVLLCACYLTAKYRPQDLDQRSRHHRLGVGLAVEQAATGGLLIGSTREFVGFDRRTTLAGLAAVASHVARILPALAGVNIIRSFAGLRPHTPTGLPLLGPLPELPGLIMAAGHEGDGIALAPITGKRVAEYIKASE from the coding sequence ATGACTAGCCGCGCAAATGTTGTCGTGATTGGCGGCGGCGTAATCGGCACAGCCTGCGCTTATTATGCCGCCAAAGCGGGCCACAAGGTGACGCTCCTGGAACGGGAAACGATCGCCGGCGGCACTTCGGGGGCGTGCGACGGCTTTATCATCATGCAGTCGAAAGCGCCCGGGCCGCATCTTGAGCTGGCGCTGGAAAGCGCCGCTCTTTACCGCACCCTGAGCGAAGAACTTGAGTATGATTTGGAATATAAACCCTGCGGCGGCATGATTATCATTGAGGACGAGATTCAGGCCGCCCTGATGGCCGAGGTTGTCGCCAAACAGCGCGCAGCCGGTTTGGCGGTCGAGATGCTGCCGATTAGCGAGGTCCGCCGGCGTGAGCCGCTCTTAGCCGCCGATTTGTGGGGGGCGACCTATTCGCCGGTTGATGCCCAGGTCAATCCCATCCTGGTGGCCCAGGGCTTCAGTCAGGCGGCGCGGCGGCTGGGGGCGGCTATCCGCACCGGTGTGGAAGTAACCGGACTTATTGTTGAGCAAGGACGGGTGCGCGGGGTGGCCACGGCCAAAGGGGAACGATTGTCCGCCGATGTGGTGGTGAACGCTGCCGGCGTGTGGGCGCCGGCGCTGGTAAAGCCCCACGGCGTGGACCTGCCCATCACGCCGCGGCGCGGGCAGATCCTGGTCAGCGAGCCGCTGCCGCCCATGATCAGTCATGTGCTCTTATGCGCCTGTTATCTCACGGCCAAATATCGGCCCCAGGATCTTGACCAAAGAAGCCGCCACCACCGGCTGGGCGTGGGCTTGGCGGTGGAGCAGGCGGCCACCGGCGGCCTGCTTATCGGCAGCACGCGCGAGTTCGTCGGCTTTGACCGCCGGACAACGCTTGCTGGGCTGGCCGCGGTGGCCAGCCATGTGGCCCGGATTTTGCCGGCCCTGGCCGGCGTGAATATTATCCGTTCGTTTGCCGGTCTCCGCCCGCATACGCCCACCGGGCTGCCGCTACTCGGGCCGCTGCCCGAACTTCCCGGGCTCATCATGGCCGCCGGGCACGAAGGCGACGGCATTGCCCTGGCCCCTATCACCGGCAAGCGTGTTGCCGAATATATTAAAGCGTCGGAGTAG